One segment of Cinclus cinclus unplaced genomic scaffold, bCinCin1.1 SCAFFOLD_99, whole genome shotgun sequence DNA contains the following:
- the LOC134057457 gene encoding LOW QUALITY PROTEIN: zinc finger protein 271-like (The sequence of the model RefSeq protein was modified relative to this genomic sequence to represent the inferred CDS: deleted 1 base in 1 codon; substituted 1 base at 1 genomic stop codon) — MDFPFLNLGPMEDEAVRKKNMPPEPQADKELRMETREDKSLQQNLVEEAVWSSSIAQETSEEEKPGRSHMRMGCKHSSWVSEEENQGQRTGQSCSQSSELGFHEHLHDADKPHKCSNCGKSFSKRSSLIWHWRIHMGERPYECGECGKSFSTRFKLIRHQMIHTGERPYECDIRRKRFQTSSNLVMHQRIHTEERPFRCPDCGKGFKYNSRLVSHRRIHTGEMPYECGQCGKCFRTSSELIVHQRIHTGEQPYECDKCSKRFLTSSSLLLHQRIHIEERPFCCPDYRKGFRHNSNLVTHRRIHTGERPYECSECGKSFSQSSHLTKHQWRPHECPKCGKSFSQSSHFTRYKMHHXGKPCKCPECKKSFVPSLELVVHEQLHDGKKPHKCSKVGKSFSQKSNLICHWRIHTGERPYERGECGKSFRISSELTVHQRSHTGERPFECDKCWKRFQSSSDLLKHYRIHMDERPFCCPDCGRGVKQNCTLVRHRRIHTGETPYGCGECGRRFSQHSNLIIHQQSFH; from the exons atggaTTTCCCATTCCTAAACCTTGGCCCGATGGAGGATGAGGCcgtgaggaagaagaacatgcccccggagccccaggcag acaaggagctgaggatggagaccagggaggacaaatccctgcagcagaaccttgtggaagaggctgtttggagcagctccattgCACAGGAAACCAGCGAGGAGGAAAAGCCCGGGAGATCCCACATGAGGATGGGCTGCAAACACAGTTCTTGGGTATCCGAGGAGGAGAACCAGGGCCAAAGAACcggacagagctgcagccagagctcagagctggggttCCATGAGCATCTTCATGATGCGGATAAGCCCCACAAGTGTTCAAattgtgggaagagcttcagcaagaGATCCTCCCTGATCTGGcactggagaatccacatgGGGGAACggccctatgagtgtggggaGTGTGGAAAGAGCTTCAGTACGAGATTCAAACTGATCCGCCACCAGatgatccacactggggagaggccctatgaATGTGACATACGCAGGAAGAGGTTTCAGACCAGCTCCAATCTCGTCATGCATCAGCGGATTCACACAGAAGAGAGGCCCTTCCGCTGCCctgactgtgggaagggcttcaaatACAACTCCCGCCTTGTCTCCCACaggcgcatccacactggggagatgcCCTATGAGTGTGGGCAGTGTGGGAAGTGCTTCAGGACAAGCTCTGAACTGATTGTCCACCAAAGGATCCACACAGGGGAACAGCCCTATGAGTGTGATAAATGCAGCAAGAGGTTTCTGACCAGCTCCAGTCTCCTCCTGCACCAGCGCATTCACATAGAGGAgaggcccttctgctgccccgACTACAGGAAGGGCTTCAGGCACAACTCCAACCTCGTCAcccaccggcgcatccacactggggagaggccctatgaGTGTtctgagtgtgggaagagcttttcACAGAGCTCTCACCTGACCAAACACCAATGGAG GCCCCATGAGTGCCCcaagtgtgggaagagcttctcaCAGAGCTCTCATTTCACCAGATAC AAGATGCACCACTGAGGGAAGCCCTGCAAGTGCCCGGAGTGCAAGAAGAGCTTTGTGCCA AGCTTGGAGCTGGTGgtccatgagcagcttcatgatgggaagaagccccacaagtgctcaaaagttgggaagagcttcagtCAGAAATCCAACCTCATCTGCCACTGGAGAATCCACACGGGGGAGCGGCCCTATGAACGTGGGGAATGCGGAAAGAGCTTCAGGATAAGTTCAGAATTGACTGTCCACCAAAGGAGCCACACAGGGGAGAGGCCCTTTGAGTGTGATAAGTGCTGGAAGAGATTTCAGAGCAGTTCTGATCTGCTCAAGCACTATCGCATTCACATGGATGAgaggcccttctgctgccctgactgtGGGAGGGGCGTCAAGCAAAACTGCACCCTCGTCAggcaccggcgcatccacactggggagacgCCCTACGggtgtggggagtgtgggagGAGATTCTCACAGCACTCTAACTTGATCATACACCAACAGAGTTTCCACTAA